GGTTTCGGGGTGTTAACCGAAATAGATATTAAAGCCACTTTGAAAAAAAAGCTGGACGCCGACTTCTATAATTACACCATTCTAGGCGCCTGCAATCCGCAAATGGCACACCAAGCCCTGCAAGCCGAAAACAAGATTGGTACCATGTTGCCCTGTAACGTTATTGTGCAAGAACGCGAAGCTGGAGTTATTGAAATTTCGGCAGTAGATCCCGCGGCTTCAATGATGGCGGTAGAAAATAATTCTTTGGCCGATATTGCTAAAGATGTTCGGGAAAAATTGACCAAGGTCATTAAAAGTATCTAGAAACCTTAGCGTTTCAGCCTAAATCTACCATTATGGAAACTGTAAAATATTCAAAAACCTACCGAGTTATACATTGGGCTATTGCAATTACATTCCTGCTGTTGTTGATCACTATTTTTTTGAGATTGACTTGGATGAATAAATACAATATGGCAGAAATCATTCAAACGTACCTTAGCGGTACTGATCAAACATTATCACAGGAGCAGCTTATCGATCTGGCAAAGCAAATAAGAAAGCCAATGTGGAACTGGCATATTTATTTGGGTTATGTATTAACGGGTTTATTTAGTTTGCGTTTTATACTGCCGTTTTTTGGAACGATGAAGCTTCAAAATCCGCTAGCTAAAAACCTATCAATAAAACAAAAATTCCAGAAATGGGCGTACATCGTTTTTTACGTATGTGTGGTAATATCTTTGGTTACAGGGCTTGTAATTGAATTAGGACCCAAAGATTTAAAAAAGCCAATGGAAGAAATTCACGTGCTGGGCATTTATTATCTAGTGGCATTTATTGCCATACATATTGGCGGACTGCTAATTGCTGAATTCACAAATGATAAGGGAATAATCTCAAGAATTGTTCGTGGTTCCAATGATTGATTAGAATGAAAACATAAAATTGTATTGAAGATATTAGCGAAAGCTACAAAAGTGTTTAGGAGCGTTTCTTGGTTGGTTCGTTCCTAAAGAGTGCAGATTATTTGGTTAGTGAAAAGCACCTTGAAAGAGGTGCTTTTTCTTTGGTAACATTAGTTACTGACCGTTGTTAAATTCTGAACTATGTTTGCATCAAATTAATTTAAAAAATGAAAATCAACAAGTTTTTTCTATTTCTCGGTTTCTTGCCCGCACTGGTTTTTGCTCAGGAAACAATCCCAATTTCCAAAGCTGAGGTTTTGGAAAAGGTTAGTACACAAAACAATCAGCTAAAAATAGGGGAGCAACAGGTGCTTGCGGCTAAAGGAGATTATAACCAAACCAATGCGGTTTTTCTTCCAAATATTACTGCTTCGCATACCGGAATGGCTACAACTAATCCGTTGATGGCTTTCGGTATTAAACTGAATCAGGAAATAGTTACGCAAGCAGATTTTGATCCAAATATGCTGAACAACCCTTCGCAGATTCAAATGTTCGCTACAAAATTTGAAGTGCAGCAACCCCTTATAAATGTGGACGGTATCTTCCAAAGAAAAGCCGCCAAAGCCAAGTGGAACGCAACTCAACTGCAATTGGCACGCACTGGCGATTATATGGTTTTGGAAACTGAAAAGGCCTATATGCAACTGCAGTTGGCTTATAAAAGTGTAACCGTTTTGGAAACTGCATTAAATGCTGCGAATGAAAATCTTCGTTTGGCCGA
This region of Aequorivita marisscotiae genomic DNA includes:
- a CDS encoding DUF302 domain-containing protein, with protein sequence MKYYISTTLKNTSFEDAIEKTTAALKVEGFGVLTEIDIKATLKKKLDADFYNYTILGACNPQMAHQALQAENKIGTMLPCNVIVQEREAGVIEISAVDPAASMMAVENNSLADIAKDVREKLTKVIKSI
- a CDS encoding cytochrome b/b6 domain-containing protein, with product METVKYSKTYRVIHWAIAITFLLLLITIFLRLTWMNKYNMAEIIQTYLSGTDQTLSQEQLIDLAKQIRKPMWNWHIYLGYVLTGLFSLRFILPFFGTMKLQNPLAKNLSIKQKFQKWAYIVFYVCVVISLVTGLVIELGPKDLKKPMEEIHVLGIYYLVAFIAIHIGGLLIAEFTNDKGIISRIVRGSND